A single genomic interval of Antechinus flavipes isolate AdamAnt ecotype Samford, QLD, Australia chromosome 1, AdamAnt_v2, whole genome shotgun sequence harbors:
- the LOC127562682 gene encoding zinc finger protein 239-like: MEPMEGVTSGFPMAPIQEPGTFQDVAVDFTWEEWMILEPAQRALHRNVMLENYQNLVSVGIPVSKLDLISLLEKQEGASSLKNRDSSGSHQDVLTDHQRTQPGDKPFVCKECGKGFTRRNNLTSHQRTHTGEKPCVCNECGKAFSHPGNLTVHQRIHTGEKPCVCNECGKAFSHPGNLTVHQRTHTGEKPFECNECGKAFNRRGNLAVHQRTHTGEKPFECNECGKAFNNRGGLIVHQRTHTGEKPFVCKECGKGFSQKNSLTIHQRIHTGEKPFVCNECGKSFNCQGYLTVHQRTHTGEKPLVCNEWGKDFSRRFSLITHQKIHTGEKQNLLK; encoded by the coding sequence ATGGAGCCCATGGAGGGTGTGACTTCTGGCTTTCCCATGGCCCCCATTCAGGAACCAGGGACCTTCCAGGATGTGGCCGTGGACTTCACCTGGGAGGAGTGGATGATCCTGGAGCCTGCTCAGAGGGCCCTGCACAGGAacgtgatgctggagaactaccAGAACCTGGTCTCTGTGGGGATTCCCGTTTCCAAACTGGATCTGATCTCTCTGTTGGAGAAGCAAGAAGGAGCCTCCAGTCTCAAGAACAGAGACTCCAGTGGGTCTCATCAAGATGTACTTACTGATCATCAGAGAACTCAGCCTGGAGATAAACCCTTTGTGTGTAAGGAATGTGGGAAAGGTTTTACTCGGAGGAACAATCTCACTAGTcatcagagaactcacactggagagaaaccctgtGTATGTAATGAGTGTGGAAAAGCCTTTAGCCATCCAGGAAaccttactgtacatcagagaattcacactggagagaaaccctgtgtatgtaatgagtgtggaaaagccttcagccaTCCAGGAAaccttactgtacatcagagaactcacactggagagaaaccctttgaatgtaatgagtgtggaaaagccttcaaCCGTCGAGGAAACCTTGCTGtacatcagagaactcacactggagagaaaccctttgaatgtaatgagtgtgggaaagccttcaacAATCGAGGAGgccttattgtacatcagaggactcacactggagagaaaccatttgTATGTAAGGAATGTGGGAAAGGTTTTAGTCAGAAAAACAGTctcactattcatcagagaattcatactggagagaaaccctttgtaTGTAATGAGTGTGGAAAATCCTTCAACTGTCAAGGATaccttactgtacatcagagaactcacactggagagaaacccttagTGTGTAATGAGTGGGGGAAAGACTTTAGTAGGAGGTTTAGCCTTATTACtcatcagaaaattcatactggagagaaacagaatttattgAAATAG